Proteins encoded by one window of Paenibacillus sp. DCT19:
- a CDS encoding outer membrane lipoprotein-sorting protein, whose protein sequence is MRRISWMLAMVLVLSVLLAACGKKDAAAVVKDLNEVVGEMESYQGAGVMTLHTGDTPQQYKVEVWHQKPSYYRIALTNAKKDITQIVLRNDEGVFVLTPSQNKSFRFQSNWPDNQGQVYLYETLIRSITGDSTRQFVDEKDSYVFDVAANYNTHALVRQKIWLNKADYAPKQVEVSDSNANVVVDVKFDNFKFGAEFGKDAFDMQRNMTAATEGNIGEGAPANQAKEEGSATNPQSSTEQQPASDSSGEVSDGQTGISGSDEQEGAQDPASTEQGTEEPTMTVPEDSEGFGVIEPTYVPEGVKLKDDQIVEESGNYSVLLRYEGMYNYTIFEARPQDRAVSLAPSRVVDLGFTWGMMSGDALQTLTWMYDGIEYRITSADLPENEMKQIALSMQEQSGK, encoded by the coding sequence ATGCGCCGAATATCATGGATGCTTGCCATGGTATTGGTCTTATCGGTCTTGCTTGCCGCTTGCGGGAAGAAGGATGCGGCAGCCGTGGTCAAAGATCTGAACGAAGTCGTAGGTGAGATGGAAAGTTACCAGGGAGCAGGCGTGATGACGCTGCACACTGGGGATACGCCGCAGCAGTACAAGGTCGAGGTATGGCATCAGAAGCCTTCCTATTATCGAATTGCGTTAACCAATGCCAAGAAGGATATAACTCAGATCGTATTACGTAATGATGAGGGTGTGTTTGTACTCACGCCAAGCCAGAACAAAAGCTTCCGATTCCAAAGCAATTGGCCAGATAATCAAGGGCAGGTTTACTTGTACGAAACGTTGATTCGCAGCATTACGGGAGATTCGACTCGTCAGTTTGTAGATGAGAAGGATAGCTACGTGTTCGATGTTGCTGCCAATTACAATACACATGCATTGGTTAGACAAAAAATCTGGCTGAATAAGGCAGATTACGCGCCTAAACAGGTGGAGGTATCCGATTCCAATGCCAATGTTGTGGTCGATGTGAAATTCGATAACTTCAAATTCGGTGCTGAATTTGGTAAGGATGCGTTTGATATGCAGCGCAATATGACCGCAGCTACAGAAGGGAATATTGGAGAAGGTGCTCCTGCGAATCAGGCGAAAGAGGAAGGCAGTGCTACCAATCCTCAATCATCAACGGAACAACAGCCGGCATCTGATTCAAGTGGTGAAGTAAGCGACGGTCAGACTGGCATTAGCGGAAGTGATGAGCAAGAGGGGGCTCAAGACCCGGCAAGCACAGAGCAGGGTACAGAAGAGCCAACGATGACAGTGCCAGAGGATAGCGAAGGTTTTGGTGTGATCGAACCAACGTATGTCCCTGAAGGTGTCAAACTGAAAGACGATCAAATTGTTGAAGAATCAGGTAACTATTCAGTACTGCTGCGCTACGAAGGGATGTATAACTATACGATCTTTGAAGCTAGACCACAGGACAGAGCTGTATCGCTTGCTCCATCCCGTGTTGTGGATCTCGGATTCACTTGGGGCATGATGAGTGGAGACGCACTGCAAACTTTAACGTGGATGTACGATGGGATCGAGTACCGGATTACAAGTGCAGATCTACCAGAGAATGAAATGAAACAAATTGCACTATCCATGCAGGAGCAGTCCGGGAAATAA
- the alr gene encoding alanine racemase: MQEQYRPTQAEINLDHLCDNVEAFREALPKGMKLLACVKANAYGHGAVETARGLEQYGVDYLSVAFLDEALELRQHGIKLPILVLGYTPPEGVAVAWEHDITITLYSREVLDAIRNLNAGTSLGKLKVHIKIDSGMGRLGLLPGKDAVAFVQEVASLDQVMLEGMFTHFAKADEVDKTYTLEQYRRFQSVVETLRDQGCVIPIIHTANSAAAIDTPNLSYDMVRVGISLYGLYPSAEVNHQVVKLSPVLTLKTKAVLVKTLPPHWGISYGTRYVTQENERIATLPIGYADGFSRMLTGKAQVLVRGRRVPVVGTICMDQCMVSLQSFAEEAEEIQVGEEVVLIGHQSGECITVDEVAAQLGTIPYEVICMMAHRIPRIYLRDGIEVAKVNPLLTF; this comes from the coding sequence GTGCAAGAACAATATCGGCCGACCCAAGCGGAAATTAACTTGGATCATCTGTGTGACAACGTAGAAGCTTTCCGTGAGGCATTGCCGAAAGGGATGAAGCTCCTTGCTTGTGTTAAGGCCAACGCTTATGGACATGGAGCTGTAGAGACAGCGAGAGGACTTGAACAATATGGGGTCGATTATTTGAGTGTTGCTTTTCTAGATGAAGCGCTCGAATTGCGTCAACATGGGATCAAGCTTCCGATTCTCGTGTTAGGTTATACACCGCCGGAAGGTGTTGCTGTAGCCTGGGAACATGATATTACAATTACCTTGTACAGCCGGGAAGTGCTGGATGCGATTCGAAACCTGAATGCAGGCACGTCCCTCGGAAAATTGAAGGTGCATATTAAAATTGATAGTGGTATGGGGCGGCTAGGCTTGCTGCCTGGTAAGGATGCAGTAGCCTTCGTACAAGAAGTAGCTTCGCTGGATCAGGTAATGCTCGAAGGCATGTTCACTCACTTTGCGAAGGCAGATGAAGTAGACAAGACCTATACACTGGAGCAGTATCGACGGTTTCAAAGCGTTGTGGAAACGCTGAGGGATCAGGGATGTGTCATCCCGATTATACATACGGCAAACAGTGCCGCCGCCATTGATACACCGAATCTGTCTTACGACATGGTTCGTGTGGGAATCAGTCTGTACGGATTGTATCCGTCTGCTGAGGTGAATCATCAGGTGGTGAAGCTGTCCCCGGTATTGACACTGAAGACGAAAGCGGTTCTGGTCAAAACGCTACCACCCCACTGGGGCATCAGCTACGGAACACGCTATGTTACACAGGAAAATGAACGAATTGCGACCCTGCCTATTGGCTATGCAGATGGATTCTCAAGAATGCTGACAGGCAAAGCACAAGTGCTTGTACGTGGACGCCGTGTTCCCGTTGTCGGTACGATCTGCATGGATCAGTGTATGGTGTCGCTACAATCTTTCGCTGAAGAAGCGGAAGAAATTCAAGTCGGCGAAGAGGTTGTCCTCATCGGCCACCAGTCTGGCGAATGTATAACCGTAGACGAAGTGGCAGCCCAGCTAGGTACGATTCCATATGAAGTGATCTGTATGATGGCACACCGTATTCCGCGGATCTATCTGCGGGATGGCATAGAAGTTGCCAAGGTTAATCCACTTTTGACCTTCTAA